The Candidatus Saccharimonadales bacterium nucleotide sequence GTTGTCCGAGCCATCGGTTGCCGACGGGGCCTCCGCAGCTCCTTCCGCTTCGTCCTGCGCCTCCTGGCCCTGGGTCGCAGCGGCGTCCTGGGCGTCCTGCATTGTCTTTTCCGCAGCAGCCTGAGCCTGTGCGGGGTCGAGCTCTGCCATGTGGCGTCCTCTCACTACGCGGTGACGGGCTATGCCGCGACACCTGTCGATGTTCTTCTTAAGAGCAATACTTATCTGAACGGCCTTATGATAGTATAAGGAGCAACTTTTTGTCAATGTGAACACACATTGGCCTAAGCAGAGGCTAAAACCTAACTGACTTTTTGTAACAAAGATACCTACAGTTTAGTCTGTAGATATTGAATAATTTCTTGGCAGAGCATCATGCGTGAAGTTATATTGCCTAACAAAAAATCAGAACCGAATAACAGTTCTGATTTTATAATTCCTGGCTTGGCAGGGAGTGCGGGCAGCGCTGGAACCCCTTGCTCCAGAACTTCATACTTGTTAGCCGGAAGTTAGAAACTTGGTTTTATGTACTGCGCAGGCAAAGTGATGGTCGTCGAACCCTCGAGTCGCCGCTCACCGACCGATGCTGACGTGGCCGGTGAGCCTGCGTTCCGAAGCGACCCACAGTCGCGACCTGATCAGTCGACGGGTTACTGGTTGAAGAACGTCTTCAGTACAGGGACTATGTGTTCGGGGGCGACGACGTGCCCCTGCCCGTCGAGCGTGTGTCGTTCGGCCTGAGGGATGGCAGCGGTTATCGCTTTCGCGGCGCGTTCGAAGAAATCGGACGGGAGACCTGCAAACTGGGGATCCGTGGTCGAACCCTCTGAGGTCACCAGGACAGGCTGAGTGATGCGGGCAAGTCGGTCCGTGGGGATCTTGTAGCCATTGAGGACTTCAGCATCCTTGACGAGCGTGTGGGCGAGCGCCACGGACGAGGCCCACATCGGGTGCTGTTTGTAAGTCGCGATGTCCGCGTCGGATCCGCCGGTAAGCTTCATAAACAGTTCCAGGAGCTTCTCGTCCTGGCCGGCTTTGAATGCCTCGTAGGTGTCCGCAAGGTACTGATTGAACCTCGGCCACTGGTCGTCCCCGATCACGTACGGCGTATCCCACACCGCGATCTTGTCGATCGCCGAACCTGCCGCTGCCGCCTCCAGCACGAGGGCGCCGCCAGATGAGGAGCCGTACACGTGAGCTGAGCCGCCGGCTGTCGCAATCAGCGCGTCGAGGTCCTCCAGCTCCCGCGCCACGGCATACGGCAGTGTATTGCCACTGGCGCCCCGGCCGCGTCGTGCGTAATTGTAGACCGTGAAATCGTTAGCAAGGAGCTTGGCTAGCGGCGCGTTCTCAGCGCCGTCGTCTAGGGTGCCGCCTACGAGGATCACCGCCGGGCCAGTGCCTTTACGGTCGTAGGCGATCTTCGTACCGTCAGCGGACGTCACACGAAGTGTCATCTCGTTCTCATTCATTACTTCTCTCCATTTCTCGATGCATGGTCGTCACCGTCCGATTCAAAAGATGCGCCGCAATCGTAATTAGTGCCTTTACAGGTCATTGTTGTAGTGTATTCACGTGATACATTATACATTTTGGTTTACTTTATACGCTTTGTCAACTTCTTTCGTAGAATGGAGGAGAGGTTCGAGAACAAGACAAAATGCCTCAATATTTGAGGCATTTTGTATCTGTTACTAAGCTTGGCAGACCTTGGGAGTCAGGATATACCCGATAATCAGGGCTGGCGCAACAAGTGCATCAACAGCCATATGTTTGTTTACCATGTAGATAAATATTAGGTCTATTATAGCGTACTAGTCCGCCGTAGAGACAGTTGTTTCTTCAGCTGGCGCAGGGCGAGTCAAGTAGCGTCCGGAGAGCTGTCTGTAATACTTTGATCCCAGAGCAATTGACGTCACGATAAGTCCGATGATTCCCGTCAACACAAAGACGAGCGCTATCCCGCGGTCGGGCCCTGTCCCAAACCACCCGCCAATCAAGTCGACACCAGCGCCGGTTGTCATAAACGGAATAAAGATAAACTGCGCGATCGGCCCAATCAAAAAGGCGGTCAGTGGCGCGGCAGCCAATTCGACGCTCTGCGCAAACCCAAACACACGTCCCTGGCGCTCAAACGGCACAACTTTTTGTAAAATCGTTTGCTCCGACGCTTCAATATATGGCATAACGATCATATAAATCAACATCCCGACTGTCAGTAAGATAATCGATGCCTGAATAGTAAAAACGCTGCTGACGATCCATATGATAATGTTTGCGACTAACATGGTCTTTAGCGGATTTTTGCCCAGACCTTTTTTGGCGATTAGCAATCCACCTACGATTAACCCGCAGCTCAAAAATCCCCATAAAAGCCCCCAAACTTGCACCGAAACCAGTGACAAGCCGTATGGATCCATCAACGCCATGAACACACCACCTAAGAAATTATTGAATGTCGTGAACATAATCAGAGCAACAAGACCAGGAATCGCAGTAATCACGGCGATTGTACCCCTGATGTCTATTTTCTTTGGCTTATCCCCCGTATGAACGATGCCTTTTTCAGGAACATTCACAAACCAAAGATGAAGGATCGCCACGACTGTGATGCCCATCGCCAGAATGAGCACAAGGAACATCCCAGAATGACCCACTAGCAATCCGCTGATCACCGAGGTAACTAGGAATGAAATACCCGATACAGTTCCCACCAGTCCGTTAGCTTTATCACGTCGGTCCTCAGGAATCAGGATCGTGACAAGCGTTGGCATGGCAATCGTCCGAATGTTCCCGATGATCACTCCAATCATGAGCAGCACCACAAAGGACCATAGTGTCACACTAGCTGGATCTTTGAATGCTCCATCCGGTGCCAACTGGTAAACCACGAAGCAGATTGCATAGAGCACGAGTGAGCCAAAGCTCGACACCAGCATCATCGTCTTTTTCTTGTGATGATCAACCAGACTACCGAACCAAAATCCAGATAAAGATGTCAGAACCAGATAAAGCCCGGCAATGGTGGTTATCGCAAAAACTGACTTGGTCTGCAAATACACAAAGAACGTGATCGCGAACCATACCGTAAAATTCATCACGCCAACGACAAGGGTATTAGCGAGCAGGTGATAGAACGTCTTCAGATTCTGCGGCTTGGCGAGGATGCTGTGTTTTTCCTTTTTCATAAAACCTCCGTAGTAAGCGTACGTTTATAATTATAAACTAGCTTCACTGGCTGTTTTTTGTAGCTCCACATCTTTAGCTGTTTTGGCACACGAATAACAAATACAGCTATGGCTGCGCCCATCTTTTGCATCATACTAATGATCTCCTTTTTTTTATTCTTATATCTCGTTACGTATGTTCAACTATAGCAAACTTTACTTTTATAATGCAAGTATGTTATTCTGAAAATATGAAACGGATGGATACGAATTTCTCACTTCTGAAGAAAGAATTGCAGCCAACGTCCTCGCTAATCGTTTGTGCGAGCTGGAAAAAAAGGAATTATCAAGAAATGTGATTGTGGCTATGACAAACGCAAAGACTTCTACATGCCGATCGACAAATAACTGAGATAGAATAAAAAATCCGAGTCTATCGTTACTCGTATATAAAAAATTACCTCTGTTATTTCACTTGGCAGGAGTTCGTGGACAACTACCGAACTTTATTTGAAGTTAAGTAGCGTTCATGCAACCAGCCCATCAGCCCAATGCACGCTGCGCCTCCGCCCACCATGCAAACCCCCATCCAGCCATACTGGCCATACATTAGGGCGGCCAAAGCTGTCCCTACGGCACCGGACAAAATAAAGCTTGTCATATAGACAGTTGCCAACCGACTTTGCATTTCGGGCCGGATAGAATATATCAGGCTTTGGTTGGTTACATGTAAGGCCTGGCAAGCCATATCCATCAGCACTACTCCGATTGCCAGCATAACTACGCTATGAGCGCCCATCCATAGAAGGCCAAACGATACGAGCATAATAGCCAAGTATGCTCCGGTAGCACCTTTGGCAATACCCTTGTTGGTTAACTTGCCCGCAAAGCGTGCCACTAATGCTCCGGCAACGCCAAATAAAGCAAAACTTCCTCCCAAGATTTTAGCTGACTCTAGTCTAATTATATCTTAGGCTGACTCATATATAAATCGACGCACCGAAAGGCAGTTTTGATAGTAATGTCTATTCTGAGACTCAACTTTCCATCATACAATTCGCTTTCAGGTAGCTTCATGGTAATTTCAGGTTGCATAGGTAATCTAAAGGCATGGAACAACAACATGATAAATCTAGCTCCAAAAAGCTTTTTATAATTTTAGGCATAGCCATTGCAGCTCTACTTATAGGAAGTGTCGGGCTAATCGTTAGCCTGCGGAAGCCAGAACTGCCCAAAACCGACACTTCCGCAACGCCCATGAGTGGAAACTCTGGCGATATAGACAAACTCCCGGACGGCGCAAAAGGCCCGGTTAACTCCACAGAGATCAACGGCAGCGATGGCGACAGTGGCGTTGTAAAATCGCCAGAAAAGCCTTAAGCTACCATAGTATGCGAATCCTTGTTGTCGAAGATGAGCAAAAAATTGCCCATCTCATAAAACGTGGCCTTACCTTGGAAGCCTTTGCGGTCGACGTCTGTGACACAGGGGATGAAGCACTTCGGCTAATCGACGAAAATACCTACCAGGTACTCATCCTCGATCGACGTCTGCCAGGCTCAATGGAGGGTACGGAATTATGCAAAGAGCTTCGTAACCGCAACAATGTAACGCCTATTCTCCTCTTGACGGCTCGCGGCAAAACACAAGACAAAATCGATGGCCTCAACTGCGGAGCTGACGATTACATGACCAAGCCTTTTGACTTTAATGAGCTCGTTGCTCGTGTACGCGCACTATCCCGACGAGCGCTGGAGGTGCGCCCGGTGGTCCTTACCTACGACGAACTCATGCTCGACATGACCAGAAAGACCGTCACCCGTAGCGGCAAGCATCTTACGCTCACAGCAAAAGAACTCAGTTTACTGGAATACTTTATGCAGCATCCTGGACAAATTCTATCCAAGGAAGCCATTATCGCCAGGATATGGGACTACGACGCGGTCATCATCGCCAATAATGTGGAGGTGCATATCAAAGCCCTCCGGCGAAAGATTGACCGTCCATTCTCGTATCCGCTTATCCATACGGTCAAGGGGCTGGGCTATAAATTGGAGCATCTATAGTGCCCCATTTCAGCAGTGCGACTGTTCGCTTAACGTGCTTGTACGTTACTATTCTGATGACGCTGAGCTTAACAGCCAGTGTGTGGCTGTACAGCGTTGCCGGCAACGAAGTTACTTGGGTGGCGTCTCAGAGCGTATCAGTAGGGCCTGCTGTCGGCGTTGTTCAGAACAGCAAGGATCGCACATTGCAAAGTTTGGTGTTTTTTAATCTTTTTACGCTGGGTGCTGGCACGTTGACAAGTTATGCACTAGCCCGACGTACGTTAAAACCAATTCAAAAAAGCTACGAAGCACAGGCCCATTTTGCTACCGATGCCAGCCATGAACTCCGCACACCCTTAACGGCACTCAAGGCCGAGTTGCAGGTTGCCCGAAAAAGCGACTTGCGTTCAAAAAAGGCAATGAATGCCATGATCGACAGCAGCCTGGCAGAAGTTGACCGCTTACAGCGGCTAACAGAACGGCTGCTACAGCTGGCCGAGCCCGTCACACGCCCCAAGCCACAGACAGAGGCCAGTCTGCAAGAAGCACTCACTGCTGCCCAAAAAGTGCTCCAGCCGGGTATCCTAAGCCGCAAGCTACATATCGTAGTACCGGCACAAGATGCACGCCTAGCTATACATACTAGCGATCTGACAGAAATTCTCCTTATTATTCTGGATAATGCCTGTAAATACAGCCCGCCAAAAAGCACCGTACAGATTACATGCCAGCCTAAGGGTAAAGTATACGAGCTAGACATACAGGACGGTGGGCCAGGCATTCTCGCAAAAGATATTCCTCATATTTTTGAGCGATTTTACCGTGGAAGTAGTTCAGGCCGTCAGTCCGGCTTTGGGCTGGGATTGGCTGTCGCTAAAAACATCGTCAATGCCGCCGGCGGTACTATCGATGCCAAAAGCGACCGGGGAACTACAATTACCGTACGCCTTCCAAGGGCAACTTCAGTTTAAGTTCACGCTGCAATGGTTTTCTAGTTATAGAAAATAACTTATAAGGAGATATTTAATGAGCGTCATTGCCCGCGGCATAAAAAATACCTTTCGTA carries:
- a CDS encoding alpha/beta hydrolase, which gives rise to MNENEMTLRVTSADGTKIAYDRKGTGPAVILVGGTLDDGAENAPLAKLLANDFTVYNYARRGRGASGNTLPYAVARELEDLDALIATAGGSAHVYGSSSGGALVLEAAAAGSAIDKIAVWDTPYVIGDDQWPRFNQYLADTYEAFKAGQDEKLLELFMKLTGGSDADIATYKQHPMWASSVALAHTLVKDAEVLNGYKIPTDRLARITQPVLVTSEGSTTDPQFAGLPSDFFERAAKAITAAIPQAERHTLDGQGHVVAPEHIVPVLKTFFNQ
- a CDS encoding MFS transporter produces the protein MKKEKHSILAKPQNLKTFYHLLANTLVVGVMNFTVWFAITFFVYLQTKSVFAITTIAGLYLVLTSLSGFWFGSLVDHHKKKTMMLVSSFGSLVLYAICFVVYQLAPDGAFKDPASVTLWSFVVLLMIGVIIGNIRTIAMPTLVTILIPEDRRDKANGLVGTVSGISFLVTSVISGLLVGHSGMFLVLILAMGITVVAILHLWFVNVPEKGIVHTGDKPKKIDIRGTIAVITAIPGLVALIMFTTFNNFLGGVFMALMDPYGLSLVSVQVWGLLWGFLSCGLIVGGLLIAKKGLGKNPLKTMLVANIIIWIVSSVFTIQASIILLTVGMLIYMIVMPYIEASEQTILQKVVPFERQGRVFGFAQSVELAAAPLTAFLIGPIAQFIFIPFMTTGAGVDLIGGWFGTGPDRGIALVFVLTGIIGLIVTSIALGSKYYRQLSGRYLTRPAPAEETTVSTAD
- a CDS encoding response regulator transcription factor, which produces MRILVVEDEQKIAHLIKRGLTLEAFAVDVCDTGDEALRLIDENTYQVLILDRRLPGSMEGTELCKELRNRNNVTPILLLTARGKTQDKIDGLNCGADDYMTKPFDFNELVARVRALSRRALEVRPVVLTYDELMLDMTRKTVTRSGKHLTLTAKELSLLEYFMQHPGQILSKEAIIARIWDYDAVIIANNVEVHIKALRRKIDRPFSYPLIHTVKGLGYKLEHL
- a CDS encoding HAMP domain-containing sensor histidine kinase, with translation MTLSLTASVWLYSVAGNEVTWVASQSVSVGPAVGVVQNSKDRTLQSLVFFNLFTLGAGTLTSYALARRTLKPIQKSYEAQAHFATDASHELRTPLTALKAELQVARKSDLRSKKAMNAMIDSSLAEVDRLQRLTERLLQLAEPVTRPKPQTEASLQEALTAAQKVLQPGILSRKLHIVVPAQDARLAIHTSDLTEILLIILDNACKYSPPKSTVQITCQPKGKVYELDIQDGGPGILAKDIPHIFERFYRGSSSGRQSGFGLGLAVAKNIVNAAGGTIDAKSDRGTTITVRLPRATSV